The following are encoded in a window of Gossypium raimondii isolate GPD5lz chromosome 13, ASM2569854v1, whole genome shotgun sequence genomic DNA:
- the LOC105783797 gene encoding protein NUCLEOLAR COMPLEX ASSOCIATED 4: MTSILAKKPKKMKLKGLKTLGQQLLSSRAHINNLPLLLGFISPSSPPPHVLESLLSLQSFFTTVLADLPPSQSSKKRRRIDDSAKQDPEFIYRTWLRSKFDEFVTLLIEVLISPDTEDALREIVLDSFMEFVKLGNGGSFYSSIYHKLLRSIVNSPTPVDFLSELLALKYFKYIDVRYFTFISLEKLSKALDTKDTAGDETAGGDGDSRSQSRESMELSICKIHYIISHIPPLEGNDGKSEYEMWSGSGLPSNEEHDKKKLSKAQKAEDKGWKAEKQTNTVLSPASIAKKMKLKFTKAWISFLRLPIPVNVYKEVLATLHQAVIPHLSNPIILCDFLTKSYDIGGVVSVMALSSLFILMTQHGLEYPNFYEKLYALLSPSIFMAKHRAKFFQLLDSCLKSPLLPAYLAAAFAKKLSRLSICVPPSGELVIIALIHNLLRRHPSINCLVHKEDGDENEEDKNDSGSEKRPGFDHFNSEESNPIKSNAMRSSLWEIDTLRHHYCPPVSRFVLSLENDLTVRSKTTEMDIKDFSSGSYATIFGDEIRRRVKQVPLAFYKATPTSLFPESDFCGWTFKYEGSNEIKEQKTVEEDDASTKRQRIEC, translated from the exons ATGACATCGATTCTTGCAAAGAAGCCAAAAAAGATGAAGTTGAAAGGGTTGAAAACACTAGGCCAACAACTCCTCTCTTCACGAGCTCACATCAATAATCTTCCCTTGCTCCTCGGTTTCATATCGCCGTCGTCGCCGCCGCCACACGTTCTCGAATCACTCCTCTCGCTGCAGTCCTTTTTCACCACGGTGCTCGCCGACCTACCTCCCTCTCAGTCTTCGAAGAAACGTCGGCGTATAGACGATTCAGCTAAACAGGATCCCGAGTTTATTTACAGGACCTGGCTGAGATCAAAGTTTGATGAATTCGTTACGTTGTTGATTGAAGTTTTGATTTCGCCCGATACGGAAGATGCTTTAAGA gAAATCGTATTGGATTCATTCATGGAATTCGTGAAGCTCGGAAATGGAGGAAGCTTTTACTCCTCTATTTATCACAAATTGCTGCGCAGCATC GTTAACTCTCCAACACCGGTTGATTTTTTATCAGAGTTGCTTGCATTGAAGTATTTTAAGTACATTGATGTCCG GTACTTTACCTTCATTAGCTTGGAAAAACTTTCTAAAGCTTTGGACACAAAAGATACCGCCG GCGACGAAACAGCGGGTGGAGATGGTGACAGCAGGAGTCAATCAAGAGAAAG CATGGAGCTTTCTATTTGCAAGATACATTATATCATATCTCACATCCCCCCTTTGGAAGGCAATGATGGAAAATCCGAGTATGAGATGTGGAGCGGATCAG GGCTTCCATCTAACGAAGAACATGATAAAAAAAAGCTCTCTAAGGCTCAAAAGGCAGAAGATAAAGGGTGGAAGGCTGAGAAACAAACCAATACT GTGTTGTCTCCAGCCTCAATTGCCAAGAAGATGAAACTGAAGTTTACTAAAGCATGGATTTCGTTCCTCAGACTACCGATCCCTGTAAATGTATACAAGGAG GTTCTTGCCACTCTTCATCAGGCAGTCATCCCTCATTTGTCTAATCCTATaattttatg TGATTTCTTAACAAAATCATACGATATTGGTGGCGTTGTTAGTGTCATGGCGCTTAGCAGCCTCTTCATCCTAATGACACAACACGGTTTAGAGTACCCAAATTTCTATGAAAAGCTTTATGCGCTTTTATCACCTTCTATCTTCATGGCAAAACATAGAGCGAAGTTTTTTCAG CTTCTTGATTCTTGCCTGAAGTCGCCTCTTCTTCCTGCGTATTTGGCTGCTGCTTTTGCTAAGAAATTAAGTAGACTGTCGATTTGTGTGCCTCCTTCTGGAGAATTGGTTATCATTGCTTTGATTCATAACCTTTTACGTCGACATCCATCAATTAACTGTTTGGTGCACAAG GAAGATGGTGATGAAAATGAAGAGGATAAAAATGATTCCGGATCTGAGAAAAGACCTggttttgatcattttaatagcgAGGAGAGCAATCCTATAAAATCTAATGCCATGA GAAGTTCTCTTTGGGAAATAGACACCCTTCGACACCATTACTGCCCACCTGTATCAAG GTTTGTTTTGTCATTGGAGAATGATTTGACAGTTCGATCCAAAACCACTGAAATGGACATCAAAGATTTTAGTTCTGGTTCATATGCAACAATATTTGGGGACGAG ATACGACGTCGGGTAAAGCAGGttcctttggctttttataaaGCAACGCCAACATCTTTGTTTCCCGAGTCTGACTTTTGTGGTTGGACCTTCAAATACGAAGGAAGCAATGAAATTAAGGAGCAGAAAAcagttgaagaagatgatgccTCTACAAAACGACAGCGGATCGAATGCTGA